DNA from Polaribacter sp. NJDZ03:
AGTGAATGAAAAATAATTATCTTCTTTAAAAAAGATATAAAAAAAACCGAAGCAAATTGCTTCGGTTTTTTTTTGCTTTAATAATTCTCTATAACAGACTGAATAAAAGGATAATAATAATCTGTAAGAATTAAACCTTTTTTATAACCAATCATTTTTCCTTTATGATTTACAAATACTAACGTAGGAAATGATCTTATTTTAAATTTTCTTTTTAAATCATTATTTACCTCTAACATCTCCGCAGAAATTAAATCTATATTTCTAGGACTATCTGCTTCATATAAAACTAAATCTTTATCTGCTATAGCCTTAAATTTTTCTGAATGAAAAAGATTCTTATCTAAAACCTTACAGGGGCCACACCAATCTGATCCTGTAAAATAAATAAGTACTGGCTTATTTTCTTTTTTAGACTTCTTTAAAGCCTCATTAAAAGAAGGCTCCCACTTTATAGAAGATGATTCTTGTATCTTAACTTCTTGCTTTTCTACTGGCTTTTCTTGTGCTATAATATATGTAGCTGATAAAAAACAAATAGAAAAACTTAAAATGACTTTTTTCATGAATATTAATTTCATCAAAAATATCAAAAATAATACCATAAAAAAAACTCCAAAGAAATTTTACCTTAAATAGGCCTTAAAAAAAGGTTCATCTTTCAATTTGAAAAAGAAATCTGGTGAAGAAAATGATTTGTAAAAAACAAAAAGCCGTAATTAAAAAATTACGACCTTAGGTTATTCTTCGAATATAATAAATTCAATCC
Protein-coding regions in this window:
- a CDS encoding thioredoxin family protein codes for the protein MKKVILSFSICFLSATYIIAQEKPVEKQEVKIQESSSIKWEPSFNEALKKSKKENKPVLIYFTGSDWCGPCKVLDKNLFHSEKFKAIADKDLVLYEADSPRNIDLISAEMLEVNNDLKRKFKIRSFPTLVFVNHKGKMIGYKKGLILTDYYYPFIQSVIENY